In a single window of the Flavobacterium sp. W4I14 genome:
- a CDS encoding peroxiredoxin (product_source=COG1225; cath_funfam=3.40.30.10; cleavage_site_network=SignalP-noTM; cog=COG1225; pfam=PF00578; superfamily=52833), with product MKMKISSRIACLTTSVLLLGGIASARVAKPFPKEGIWRGEFSVSESKVPFNFELKGKNPQTAILTLINGSRRDDFHVERRGDDSIYVKMNTYDAALVAKIETDGTLSGEYRSLVPGFRGNSLPFVAEHGKSYRFVEPGKDVAPKHNISGKWEIKTYTKEAVPASIALLKQNGNKLTGVIMTVVGDTRELEGTVQGDEFELSGFTGPSPFIVKGKINDDNSITGEQGFGIYKNLKFDGQRNENAELPDPYKLTFLKEGYQKLDFTFPNLTGKNVSLSDDKYKGKVVIIETIGTWCPNCTDQTVFLSPWFKKNQKRGVEAIAIGFEQKDDLEYAKYTLGKLKEKYGITYDILFGGIADKKVVAEKLPALNKFIAFPTTIIIDRKGNVREIYTGYTGTVTGKYFNDYETKFNKVLDELIAEPVPEKLTSAETLKSK from the coding sequence ATGAAAATGAAAATTTCCTCAAGAATTGCATGCTTAACCACCTCAGTACTATTACTGGGGGGCATTGCTTCTGCCAGAGTGGCAAAACCATTCCCAAAAGAAGGGATTTGGAGGGGCGAGTTTAGTGTAAGCGAATCAAAAGTTCCGTTTAACTTCGAATTAAAAGGTAAAAATCCTCAAACGGCCATCTTAACCTTAATTAATGGCTCCAGACGTGATGATTTCCATGTAGAGAGACGTGGCGATGATTCCATCTATGTAAAAATGAATACCTACGATGCCGCTTTGGTAGCGAAAATTGAAACCGATGGGACATTATCTGGCGAATACCGGAGTCTGGTACCTGGCTTTAGAGGTAACTCCTTACCTTTCGTCGCCGAGCATGGTAAAAGTTACCGCTTTGTAGAACCTGGAAAAGATGTAGCCCCAAAGCACAACATCTCGGGTAAATGGGAAATTAAAACCTATACCAAAGAAGCTGTGCCAGCTTCTATCGCTTTATTAAAACAGAACGGAAATAAACTTACGGGTGTAATTATGACCGTTGTTGGCGATACCCGCGAGCTTGAAGGCACGGTACAGGGCGACGAATTTGAATTATCTGGCTTCACCGGACCAAGTCCTTTTATTGTAAAAGGAAAAATAAACGACGATAATAGCATTACCGGAGAACAGGGCTTTGGGATTTATAAAAATCTAAAGTTTGATGGCCAGCGCAACGAAAATGCCGAACTTCCAGATCCTTATAAACTTACTTTTCTTAAAGAAGGTTATCAAAAACTTGATTTCACCTTTCCGAATCTAACAGGGAAAAATGTTTCCTTAAGTGATGATAAATACAAGGGTAAGGTTGTAATTATCGAGACGATCGGTACCTGGTGTCCGAACTGTACCGATCAAACTGTTTTTCTTTCGCCATGGTTTAAAAAGAACCAAAAACGTGGTGTAGAAGCCATTGCGATTGGTTTCGAACAAAAAGATGATCTTGAATATGCCAAATACACGCTTGGCAAACTGAAAGAGAAATATGGCATCACTTACGATATCCTGTTTGGAGGCATTGCCGATAAAAAAGTAGTGGCCGAAAAACTACCTGCGCTAAATAAATTCATTGCTTTTCCAACAACCATCATTATCGATAGAAAAGGAAATGTAAGAGAAATTTATACCGGCTATACAGGCACCGTTACAGGGAAATACTTTAACGATTACGAAACCAAATTCAATAAGGTGCTCGATGAACTGATTGCTGAACCAGTACCCGAAAAATTGACTTCAGCAGAAACACTAAAAAGTAAATAA